A stretch of the Ictidomys tridecemlineatus isolate mIctTri1 chromosome 5, mIctTri1.hap1, whole genome shotgun sequence genome encodes the following:
- the LOC101958269 gene encoding ribonuclease pancreatic codes for MALVKSLILFPLLVLVLLVLEWIPPTLGKESAAKKFQRQHMDSTGSFSPSPTYCNEMMRRRNMTKGHCKPVNTFVHESLEDVQAVCTQENVTCKNGQTNCFQSRSNMHITDCRLTRGSKYPNCSYKTSQKERRIIVACEGNPSVPVHFDASVEGSA; via the coding sequence ATGGCTCTGGTGAAGTCCCTCATCCTGTTCCCACTGTTAGTCTTGGTGCTGCTGGTGCTGGAGTGGATCCCTCCCACCCTGGGCAAGGAATCCGCGGCCAAGAAGTTCCAGCGGCAGCACATGGACTCCACCGGTtccttcagccccagccccacctacTGCAATGAAATGATGAGGCGCCGGAACATGACCAAGGGCCACTGCAAGCCTGTGAACACCTTTGTGCATGAGTCCCTGGAAGATGTTCAAGCTGTCTGCACCCAGGAAAATGTCACATGCAAGAACGGGCAGACCAACTGCTTCCAGAGCAGATCCAACATGCACATCACAGACTGCCGCCTGACCCGGGGCTCCAAGTACCCCAACTGTTCATACAAGACCAGCCAGAAAGAAAGGCGAATCATCGTGGCCTGTGAGGGAAACCCGTCTGTGCCTGTCCACTTCGATGCTTCTGTAGAGGGGTCCGCTTAA